Proteins from a genomic interval of Solea solea chromosome 10, fSolSol10.1, whole genome shotgun sequence:
- the LOC131467037 gene encoding nidogen-1-like, with translation MSPGSRSRFWFCWFLLSLSLNLNLNLNLSSALDLQDLFEFGIEAGDKELHPGEDSTAELRLNGSLFFFSDQHQRVYINTNGFVSVVKPAAETEYLGKMPAKFQMMAALLGDLDHSDGQGSVFYRLDSSEDALSRASGHIAQAFPRDNKAKPHSVLVVTWVNMTAQGSPGPDAKKNTFQLVVVLMESSSCAILLYPTDGLQFLYTSIGGDRKLLEAGFNQGLVNSWFNPKGTYFQTTTDKEASVRELTKKTNSGRKGVWVYEIGPSGYLTTIIPGIVLEEEKGTTESPMTMLPRQPEETDFTTYQMPEETETPNKDQTDNPEDETISSGNGRPETEDELDQFVTEFPGFKTVKPTYSNTETVRPSYSDQTELTDPYATETKVPTFEAPYTSPDPSKQEYPRVQTGYPDPVLTQPQYTSPEPTEPEYSTVKLGYPDPDTVQPQYTSPEPSEPEYSTVKPWYPDSDPVQPRHINPEPARPVPPHSHPYHPQIIVVDEDEDLDVNVFAYNSETCVHNRHKCSAFADCQDYSYGYCCHCRPGYYGNGKDCVPDGKPQRMNGKVNGRMFVGGTPVELSNNDLHSYVVINDGRAYVAISNIPKSVGPSLQPLSSLGGVIGWAFALEQPESENGFSLIGAVFSRQADVIFQPGNERLSIRQKFEGIDEHDHLVVSTELDGSLPALPLGSSVQIDPYKEIYHYDRNLITSSSNRDYSVTFPDGTVEARTYQWRQTITFQTCPHNEATRAALSTQQLSVDQIFAWFDEQNELIRYAMTNKIGQIHSGAPEQNPCFTGRHGCDINAACRSGDGLDFTCVCMSGFTGDGRYCHEEVRAVDHCQTGSHDCDVPERAACTYSGGSAYSCSCLPGFEGDGRVCRDKDECRHGPCHRDAFCSNTPGSYVCRCHPGFHGDGLQCSPMSTEREKTLCERQRDSASASASASTSRFFSFFRPQPAISQYIPQCDEHGSFESTQCHSSIQQCWCVDANGQEIPNTRTGPGSTPLCIDQAVTPPPVGPTPRPDVHPVAPGSALLFAQSGKIEHVPLDGYDMKKDEAKALLHIPDRVVIAVAYDCVEKMVYWTDITGPSISKASLSGGDVLPVITKELQSPEGLALDPVSRLLFWTDSMRDTVEVSRLDGSHRRVLFHSDLVNPRPIVADPAYGRIYWADWDRDGPKIEMSNMDGTERTILVKDNLGLPNGLTFDLDTQQLCWADAGTRVVECFDLHQRQRRRILDGIQYPFGLVSFGRKLYYTDWRREAVVAVDRSSETETEEFLPQKRSRLYGIATATTHCPQVYNYCADAGCSHLCLPRHGGFTCRCPDAVAANDRCEERNP, from the exons AGACCTGGACCACAGCGATGGACAGGGGAGCGTCTTCTACAGGCTGGACAGCAGCGAGGACGCTCTGAGCCGAGCCAGCGGACACATCGCTCAAGCTTTCCCCAGAGACAACAAAGCAAAGCCGCACAGTGTCCTCGTGGTCACATGGGTCAACATGACCGCTCAGGGTTCACCTGGACCAGACGCTAAG AAAAACACCTTCCAGCTGGTCGTGGTCCTCATGGAGTCGTCCTCCTGCGCCATTCTCCTGTATCCCACAGACGGCCTGCAGTTCCTCTACACATCCATTGGGGGTGATAGGAAGCTCCTAGAAGCTGGATTCAATCAAGGTCTAGTGAACAGCTGGTTTAATCCCAAGGGGACATACTTCCAGACCACCACCGACAAAGAGGCCTCCGTCAGGGAACTTACCAA GAAGACAAACTCTGGTCGAAAAGGAGTCTGGGTGTATGAGATTGGTCCCTCAGGGTATTTAACCACCATTATACCAGGAATTgttctggaggaggagaagggtaCTACTGAATCTCCTATGACAATGTTGCCAAGGCAACCTGAAGAGACTGACTTCACAACTTACCAAATGCCAGAAGAAACTGAGACTCCCAATAAGGACCAAACTGATAACCCAGAAGACGAGACCATCTCATCTGGGAATGGCAGACCAGAGACAGAGGATGAACTGGACCAGTTTGTGACAGAATTCCCAGGATTCAAGACTGTCAAACCAACATACAGCAACACAGAAACGGTTCGCCCAAGTTACTCAGACCAAACTGAGTTGACAGACCCTTATGCAACTGAGACTAAAGTCCCCACATTTGAGGCGCCGTACACCAGCCCTGATCCCAGTAAACAAGAATATCCCCGAGTCCAGACAGGGTACCCTGATCCTGTTCTGACCCAACCACAATACACCAGTCCTGAACCCACTGAACCTGAATACTCCACAGTCAAGCTGGGGTACCCTGATCCTGATACGGTCCAACCACAATACACCAGTCCTGAACCCAGTGAACCTGAATACTCCACAGTCAAGCCATGGTACCCTGACTCGGATCCTGTCCAACCACGACACATCAACCCTGAACCAGCCCGACCAGTGCCACCTCATTCCCATCCCTATCACCCCCAGATCATCGTggtggatgaagatgaagatctGGACGTAAACG TATTTGCGTACAATTCGGAGACGTGTGTCCACAACAGGCACAAGTGCTCCGCCTTCGCAGACTGTCAGGATTACAGCTACGGATACTGCTGCCACTGTCGGCCCGGTTACTATGGTAACGGGAAGGACTGTGTTCCAGACG GCAAACCTCAGAGGATGAACGGGAAGGTGAACGGTCGCATGTTTGTAGGCGGGACTCCGGTGGAGCTCAGCAACAACGACCTTCACTCGTATGTGGTGATCAACGACGGACGCGCCTACGTGGCCATCAGTAACATCCCCAAGAGTGTGGGACCATCGCTGCAACCTCTGTCCTCACTGGGCGGAGTCATCGGCTGGGCCTTCGCCCTGGAGCAGCCTGAGTCAGAGAACGGCTTCAGTCTCATTG GTGCCGTGTTTTCGCGACAGGCTGATGTTATCTTTCAGCCCGGGAACGAACGTCTGAGTATCAGGCAGAAGTTTGAAGGAATCGACGAACACGACCACCTGGTGGTGAGCACGGAGCTGGATGGAAGCCTACCCGCCCTACCGCTGGGGTCGTCAGTCCAGATCGACCCGTACAAAGAGATCTACCACTACGACCGGAACT tgatcacctcctcctccaaccGCGACTACTCCGTCACTTTCCCCGACGGCACCGTCGAGGCCAGAACCTACCAGTGGCGCCAGACCATCACCTTCCAGACCTGCCCACACAATGAGGCCACCAGGGCGGCGCTGTCCACCCAGCAGCTCAGCGTGGACCAGATCTTTGCGTGGTTCGACGAGCAGAACGAGCTGATCCGCTACGCCATGACTAATAAGATCGGCCAAATCCACA GTGGCGCTCCGGAGCAGAATCCGTGTTTCACAGGTCGTCACGGCTGCGACATAAACGCCGCATGCAGGTCAGGTGACGGACTGGacttcacctgtgtgtgtatgagcgGCTTCACTGGAGACGGACGCTATTGTCATG AGGAAGTTCGTGCGGTCGAtcactgtcagacaggaagtcacgACTGCGACGTTCCTGAGAGAGCGGCCTGCACCTACAGTGGAGGCTCCGCCTACTCCTGCTCCTGTCTGCCGGGCTTTGAGGGCGACGGACGGGTTTgtcgag ACAAAGACGAGTGTCGTCACGGTCCATGTCACCGCGACGCCTTCTGCTCCAACACGCCGGGCTCCTACGTCTGCCGCTGCCACCCTGGTTTCCATGGCGACGGACTCCAGTGCAGCCCCATGTCCACAG AGCGAGAGAAGACGCTGTGTGAGCGTCAGAGAGACTCCGCCTCTGCCTCCGCCTCAGCCTCCACCTCCCgcttcttttccttcttccGTCCTCAGCCGGCCATCTCTCAGTACATCCCACAGTGTGACGAACACGGCTCCTTTGAGTCcacacagtgtcacagcagcatcCAGCAGTGCTGGTGTGTGGACGCTAACGGTCAGGAGATCCCGAACACCCGGACCGGACCGGGCAGCACGCCTCTGT GTATTGACCAGGCCGTGACTCCGCCCCCTGTGGGACCGACCCCCCGGCCTGACGTCCACCCTGTCGCCCCAGGAAGTGCCCTGCTGTTTGCTCAGAGCGGGAAAATCGAACACGTTCCTTTGGACGGATACGACATGAAGAAGGACGAGGCCAAAGCTCTGCTGCACATTCCT GACCGTGTGGTCATCGCTGTGGCCTACGACTGTGTGGAGAAGATGGTTTACTGGACGGACATCACCGGGCCGTCCATCAGTAAAGCCAGTCTGAGCGGAGGAGACGTCCTTCCTGTCATCACTAAAG AGCTGCAGAGTCCAGAAGGCCTCGCCCTGGACCCAGTGTCCCGCCTCCTCTTCTGGACAGACTCCATGCGGGACACGGTGGAGGTGTCCAGGCTGGACGGCAGCCACCGCCGCGTCCTGTTCCACAGCGACCTGGTCAACCCTCGACCCATCGTCGCTGACCCGGCATACGG GCGGATCTACTGGGCGGACTGGGACAGGGACGGACCCAAAATCGAGATGTCCAACATGGACGGGACAGAGCGGACGATCCTGGTGAAGGACAACCTGGGCCTTCCCAACggcctgacctttgacctcgaCACCCAACAGCTGTGCTGGGCCGACGCAG GAACTCGTGTGGTTGAGTGTTTTGATCTCCACCAGCGGCAGAGGAGGCGGATCCTCGACGGGATCCAGTACCCGTTTGGTCTCGTTTCCTTTGGAAGGAAACTTTACTACACTGACTGGaggag GGAGGCCGTGGTCGCCGTAGACCGTAGctcagagacggagacagaagAGTTCCTGCCACAGAAACGCTCCCGTCTGTACGGAATCGCCACGGCAACCACACACTGTCCACAAG TTTATAATTACTGCGCAGACGCCGGCTGTTCTCACCTGTGTCTGCCCAGACACGGTGGCTTCACCTGCCGCTGCCCCGACGCCGTCGCCGCCAACGACCGATGCGAAGAGAGAAACCCGTGA